From a region of the Sebastes umbrosus isolate fSebUmb1 chromosome 10, fSebUmb1.pri, whole genome shotgun sequence genome:
- the tmem63ba gene encoding CSC1-like protein 2 isoform X4, which produces MQMLCVVCSAHSVASALTSETPERYERLTSVSSSVDIDQRDTGFCSWLTAIFRIKDEEIREKCGEDAVHYLSFQRHIIGLLVVVGVLSVGIILPVNFSGNLLENNAYSFGRTTIANLDAANALLWLHTTFAFLYLLLTVYSMRRHTSKMHYKEDDLVKRTLFVNGISKYAEETEIKQHFEHAYENCVVLEARICYNVARLMYLNSERKKTERSKKFFLDLQAKEHTTTMINPKPCGHLCCCIIKGCEQEEAVGFYTKLESQLKDDYRKEREKVNRKPLGMAFVTFQNESMTAIILKDFNACKCQGCQCRREPKSSQFSPKLHTHNWTVSYAPDPQNVYWEHLSVGGFSWWIRCLIINIVLFLLLFFLTTPAIIISTMDKFNVTKPVEYLNNPIVTQFFPTLLLWSFSALLPTIVYYSAFFEAHWTRSGENRTTMHKCYTFLIFMVLLLPSLGLSSLDVFFRWLFDRKFLADATIRFECVFLPDNGAFFVNYVIASAFIGNAMDLLRIPGLLMYMIRLCLARSAAERRNVKKHQAYEFQFGAAYAWMMCVFTVVMTYSITCPIIVPFGLMYMLLKHLADRYNMYYAYLPSKLDKKIHSGAVNQVVAAPILCLFWLLFFSTVRSGLSAATSVFTFIVLIITIIICLSHVCFGHFKYLSAHNYKIDTQAVDGLENGRPVCPTTATKAAQMYIAEVLQDPNSEAGSGSGEEDGQGSSQDEEIINVENGLNEDFQSGEDSLIDNEVRH; this is translated from the exons ATGCAAATGCTATGTGTTGTGTGTTCTGCACACAGCGTGGCCTCTGCCTTGACATCAGAGACACCAGAACGCTATGAGCGCCTCACTTCAGTTTCCAGCTCTGTGGACATCGATCAGAGAGACACA ggcttcTGCTCCTGGCTAACTGCCATCTTCCGCATCAA GGATGAAGAGATAAGGGAGAAGTGTGGTGAGGACGCAGTACATTACTTGTCCTTTCAGCGCCACATCATTGGCCTGCTGGTAGTGGTGGGCGTACTTTCCGTGGGCATCATCTTGCCCGTTAACTTCTCGGGAAACCTACTTG aaAACAATGCCTATAGTTTTGGGCGAACCACTATAGCAAATTTGGATGCAGC TAATGCACTACTTTGGCTGCACACCACCTTTGCATTTCTCTACCTGTTACTAACGGTGTACAGCATGCGACGGCACACCTCCAAGATGCACTACAAGGAGGATGACCTG GTGAAACGCACTTTATTTGTCAACGGAATCTCCAAATACGCAGAGGAGACTGAGATAAAGCAACACTTTGA GCACGCGTATGAAAACTGCGTTGTACTGGAAGCTCGTATCTGTTACAATGTGGCCAGGCTGATGTATCTCAACTCTGAAAG GAAGAAGACGGAGCGCAGCAAAAAATTCTTCCTCGACCTGCAGGCCAAAGAGCATACTACCACCATGATCAATCCAAAACCCTGCGGACACCTTTGCTGTTGCATCATCAAAGGCTGTGAGCAG GAAGAGGCAGTGGGCTTCTATACCAAGCTGGAGTCACAACTAAAAGATGACtacaggaaggagagagaaaaggttaACAGGAAACCCTTAGGAATGGCCTTTGTCACCTTCCAGAATGAGTCCATGACAGCCAT AATCTTGAAAGACTTCAATGCTTGCAAGTGTCAAGGCTGTCAGTGTCGTCGGGAGCCCAAGAGCTCTCAATTCAGCCCCAAGCTCCACACCCACAACTGGACTGTCAGCTACGCCCCTGATCCTCAAAATGTCTACTG GGAGCATCTGTCAGTGGGAGGATTCTCCTGGTGGATCCGCTGCTTGATCATCAACattgtcctcttcctcctcctcttcttcctcaccaCCCCGGCTATCATCATCTCCACAATGGACAAGTTCAATGTTACCAAACCAGTGGAGTACCTGAAT AATCCAATCGTCACCCAGTTCTTCCCCACACTCCTCCTGTGGTCCTTCTCCGCCTTACTTCCTACCATTGTCTACTATTCTGCCTTCTTCGAAGCCCACTGGACCCG GTCAGGAGAGAACAGGACCACAATGCATAAATGCTACACTTTCTTGATCTTTATGGTCCTGTTGCTGCCCTCCCTTGGACTCAGCAG tttggatgttttcttccGCTGGCTTTTTGACAGAAAATTCTTGGCAGATGCTACAATAAGATTTGA GTGCGTGTTCCTTCCTGACAATGGAGCCTTCTTTGTGAACTATGTCATTGCGTCTGCATTCATTGGTAATGCCATGGACCTGCTGAGGATCCCCGGTCTACTTATGTACATGATCCGCCTCTGCCTTGCTCGctctgcagcagagaggaggaacgTAAAGAAG CACCAAGCCTATGAGTTCCAGTTTGGGGCAGCTTATGCCTGGATGATGTGTGTCTTCACTGTGGTTATGACCTACAGCATCACATGCCCAATCATCGTCCCTTTTG GGCTGATGTACATGCTACTGAAACATTTAGCAGACAGGTACAACATGTACTACGCCTATCTGCCATCCAAACTGGACAAGAAGATCCATTCTGGAGCGGTCAACCAAGTGGTGGCTGCTCctattctctgtctcttttgGCTTCTGTTCTTCTCCACTGTTCGCTCGG GGTTATCAGCTGCCACGTCCGTGTTCACGTTCATAGTTTTGATCATCACAATCATAATCTGCCTCTCTCACGTCTGCTTCGGACACTTTAAATATCTCAGCGCTCACAACTACAAG ATTGACACCCAGGCGGTGGACGGGTTGGAGAACGGGCGTCCAGTGTGCCCTACTACCGCCACCAAGGCAGCG CAAATGTACATTGCCGAGGTACTTCAAGACCCAAATTCAGAGGCTGGTTCAGGCAGTGGCGAGGAAGACGGCCAGGGGTCCTCGCAGGACGAGGAAATAATCAATGTCGAAAATGGCCTGAATGAGGACTTCCAGTCTGGTGAGGACAGCCTCATTGATAACGAAGTGCGGCACTGA